The nucleotide sequence ATGCCGCGCCCCGGCGACTCGAGCGTCCACGCGAAATCCACCTGCGAATCGGCGCGCACGAGGCGCGGCTCGCCGGCGAGATCGATGTTGTCGAAGTACTCGGCTCGGAGTCCACGGGACAGCGTATCGTTCGGAGGCGCGCCCAACGCCACGGCGGGCACGGGAACGACTTCCGGCGAGAGGCGACCCGGTCCTGGCGCATACATCACGCGTGTCCGCGGCAGGGCGGCGCGGATGCCGTCCACGATGGAGACGCGCGCCACGCCTCGTGGACTGTAGCCGCCGGTGCGCGCCTCGGCTGCATCGACGCCGATGACGGCGATGCGGCGAATGTCCTTGCCTAACGGAAGCAGCGCGCGGCGGTTCCGGAGCAGCACGATGCCTTCGCGGGCGGCGGTTCGTGCCAGCGCGCGGTGCGTCGCGTCGCCGGCCTCGCGCGCCGCGGCGCTCGGATCGGCGTACGGGTGGTCGAACAGTCCGAGGGAAAACTTCGCACGGAGCACCGCGGCCACGGCGCTGTCGATCACCGCTGGAGGTACCAGTGAGTCGGCGACGGCGCGCCAATACGGGCGATACTGCGGCCACGACGACTGGAACACGACGTCCAATCCGGCCTCGAACGCGTCGCGCGCCGCGATCGGTGTGTTAGGCTCGGTGTGATGCAGCACTGTCGCGCCGCTGGTCGCGGCCGCATCGGAGATCACGAATCCTGTGAATCCCCAATCGCGGCGGAGCACGTCGGTGAGCAGGTGGTGGTTTTGCGTGGCCGGCACGCCGCCCACGGAGTTGTACGCCGTCATGATGGACTGCGCGCCGTTCGTCAGCGCGGTGCGAAACGGCGGAAAATACGTTTCCTCGAGCGTGCGCCGGCCAACGTCGATCGGATAGCTGTCGCGCCCGCCCGCACCGATGTTGGCGACGAAATGTTTTGGCGTCGCGATCACGCCGGCATGCTCGAGCGCGTGGACATAGATGCCGGTCATCCGTGCCGCGAGAAACGGATCTTCGCCGTACGTCTCTTCGACGCGGCCCCAGCGCACGTCGGTGGCGATGTTCGCTACGGGCGACAGCAGCTGCCGGATCCCGCGGCTCGCCGCCTCGACGGCGATGACGCCGGCCACCTGCCTAACGAGCGACGTGTCGAACGTGGCCGCGAGGGCGATCGCGGCGGGAAAATCCGTGGCCCCATCGCGCACGAGCCCGTGTACGCCCTCGTCGAATGGAATGATCGGGATGCCGAGTCGCGTGTGCAGCACGAAGTAGCGCTGGATAGCATCGATGCGCTCGGCGTCGGTGCGGGCGGCGGCGGCCGCGATGTCGTCCGCACTCGGCGTGTCGTTCGATCGCGCGGTGCCGTCTCCAGAACGCGTCGTTTTTTCCAGGGGAGCCGCGCGAGGCGGCTTGGGAGGG is from Gemmatimonadaceae bacterium and encodes:
- a CDS encoding glycoside hydrolase family 3 N-terminal domain-containing protein codes for the protein MLLLVLAAGTDARAQDSVAYRNAALPVDARVRDLLARMTLEEKFWQLFMIPGDLDDSTHDFSHGIFGLQVDPKHAALPPKPPRAAPLEKTTRSGDGTARSNDTPSADDIAAAAARTDAERIDAIQRYFVLHTRLGIPIIPFDEGVHGLVRDGATDFPAAIALAATFDTSLVRQVAGVIAVEAASRGIRQLLSPVANIATDVRWGRVEETYGEDPFLAARMTGIYVHALEHAGVIATPKHFVANIGAGGRDSYPIDVGRRTLEETYFPPFRTALTNGAQSIMTAYNSVGGVPATQNHHLLTDVLRRDWGFTGFVISDAAATSGATVLHHTEPNTPIAARDAFEAGLDVVFQSSWPQYRPYWRAVADSLVPPAVIDSAVAAVLRAKFSLGLFDHPYADPSAAAREAGDATHRALARTAAREGIVLLRNRRALLPLGKDIRRIAVIGVDAAEARTGGYSPRGVARVSIVDGIRAALPRTRVMYAPGPGRLSPEVVPVPAVALGAPPNDTLSRGLRAEYFDNIDLAGEPRLVRADSQVDFAWTLESPGRGIPLDWYSARWTGTITVPRGTPAATRLGIVGNDGYRLWLDGTLLIDDWRKQSVGTTLESVSLRPGTRHTIRLEYFETRGNARLTLVWNAGVPNHWQPDIDSAVTIARRAQAAIVVAGVKEGEFRDRALLALPGHQEQLIRAVAATRTPVVVVLVGGSAITMSNWLARVRAVLDVWYPGEQGGNAVADVLFGDADPAGRLPVTFPIAEGQLPLVYDHWPTGRGDDYVDLTGHALFPFGYGLSYTTFAYSQLAVTPDSIAPGGTARVTCRVKNTGARAGDEVVQLYLQDELAPVARPVIQLAGFARIHLAAGEEREVSFPLDASELSMLDSAMHRVVEPGTYRLALGASSVDIRLRGTLVVQ